One segment of Pseudodesulfovibrio sp. 5S69 DNA contains the following:
- the pyrE gene encoding orotate phosphoribosyltransferase, translating to MKELKSRLAKLLLELSYKEGDFTLTSGKKSDYYFDCKQTALNAEGGYLIGRLFVEMLKDYAVQGVGGMTLGADPLVTSVTVVSFLEGRPLPGFIIRKKSKGHGTNQYLEGLANFSEGDKVVLLEDVCTTGGTLITAAERVRDAGLDIVGVLAVLDREEGGRERLKEAGLELNAIFTRQELLAAGK from the coding sequence ATGAAGGAACTGAAATCAAGGCTGGCCAAGCTTCTGCTCGAACTCTCCTACAAGGAGGGTGACTTCACGCTGACGTCGGGGAAAAAGAGCGACTATTATTTCGACTGCAAGCAGACGGCGCTGAACGCCGAGGGCGGCTACCTCATCGGCCGGCTGTTCGTCGAAATGCTCAAGGACTACGCGGTGCAGGGCGTGGGCGGCATGACGCTGGGGGCGGACCCGCTGGTCACCTCGGTGACCGTGGTCTCCTTTCTGGAGGGGCGCCCCCTGCCGGGGTTCATCATCCGCAAGAAGTCCAAGGGGCACGGCACCAACCAGTACCTCGAAGGGCTGGCCAACTTCAGCGAAGGCGACAAGGTCGTCCTGCTGGAGGACGTGTGCACCACCGGCGGCACGCTGATCACGGCGGCCGAGCGGGTGCGCGATGCCGGGCTCGACATCGTCGGCGTCCTGGCCGTCCTGGACCGCGAGGAAGGCGGCCGGGAGCGCTTGAAGGAGGCGGGGCTCGAACTCAACGCTATCTTCACCCGCCAGGAACTGCTGGCTGCAGGGAAATAG
- a CDS encoding L,D-transpeptidase family protein, with translation MRVVFIILTIILSAATALAGGWTPLLSSHTYGPKRIIAVDKEAQELIVLEQQSPLHEVRRFPCTTGQSAGDKAVEGDMRTPEGVYFVGHRINRKLDWGLYGNIAYSLNYPNPIDRIKGKTGSGIWLHGRGKTFLPRDTMGCVALKVPDMKDVALDAVYGTPVVIADDVNWSGEPGESEVTALTLAKTLEAWARDWGAKDDKFFSYYDAPLLELSEGLDFAGFEENKRNIFASQPWIQVMVDNVRAVPGPGYWVTWFDQYYRTKGMASTTGKRFYWIKDDQGDWRIAGREYVPASEQLDAKYLASKTGQAEALVEKWREAWLAGDVEAYEKFYESDAEQGGRKGAASIAEYKKTLWEEKPPVRLEVDDLKVALHPMGLKVAFDQVFADASGYSDRGRKTLILVPKGDTWKIDSEQWRRMR, from the coding sequence ATGCGGGTAGTTTTCATCATCCTGACAATCATCTTGTCCGCAGCCACGGCCCTGGCCGGCGGCTGGACGCCGTTGCTCTCTTCCCATACCTACGGGCCGAAGCGGATCATCGCCGTGGACAAGGAGGCCCAGGAGCTTATCGTTCTCGAACAGCAGTCCCCCCTGCACGAGGTGCGGCGCTTCCCCTGCACAACCGGCCAGTCCGCGGGCGACAAGGCCGTGGAAGGCGACATGCGTACCCCCGAGGGCGTGTACTTCGTGGGCCACCGCATCAACCGCAAGCTGGACTGGGGGTTGTACGGCAACATCGCCTATTCCCTCAATTATCCCAACCCCATCGACCGCATCAAGGGCAAGACCGGGTCCGGCATCTGGCTGCACGGCCGGGGCAAGACCTTCCTGCCGCGCGACACTATGGGCTGCGTGGCCCTCAAGGTCCCGGACATGAAGGACGTGGCCCTGGATGCCGTCTACGGCACCCCGGTGGTCATCGCCGACGACGTCAACTGGTCGGGCGAGCCGGGCGAGAGCGAGGTTACGGCCCTGACCCTGGCCAAGACCCTTGAGGCCTGGGCCCGCGACTGGGGCGCCAAGGACGATAAATTCTTCTCCTATTACGACGCCCCGCTGCTGGAACTGTCCGAAGGGCTGGATTTCGCCGGGTTCGAGGAGAACAAGCGTAACATCTTCGCCTCCCAGCCCTGGATTCAGGTCATGGTCGACAACGTCCGGGCCGTCCCCGGCCCCGGCTACTGGGTGACCTGGTTCGACCAGTACTACCGCACCAAGGGCATGGCTTCGACCACGGGTAAACGGTTTTACTGGATCAAGGACGACCAGGGCGACTGGCGCATCGCCGGGCGCGAGTACGTCCCGGCTTCGGAGCAGCTGGACGCCAAGTACCTGGCCTCCAAGACCGGACAGGCCGAGGCCCTGGTCGAGAAGTGGCGCGAGGCGTGGCTCGCAGGGGACGTGGAAGCCTACGAGAAATTTTACGAATCCGACGCCGAACAGGGCGGCCGCAAGGGCGCGGCCAGCATCGCCGAATACAAAAAGACGTTGTGGGAGGAGAAGCCTCCTGTTAGGTTGGAGGTTGATGATTTGAAAGTCGCTTTGCATCCCATGGGGCTCAAGGTGGCCTTTGACCAGGTGTTCGCCGACGCCAGCGGCTACTCGGACCGGGGCCGCAAGACCCTGATCCTGGTGCCCAAAGGCGATACCTGGAAAATCGACAGCGAGCAGTGGAGACGGATGAGATGA